Proteins co-encoded in one Kribbella qitaiheensis genomic window:
- a CDS encoding MauE/DoxX family redox-associated membrane protein: MSLVARLVLGGVMVVAGALKVTDPETATQAVRAYDLLPTALDAPVGLILPFLEIAIGLLLIVGFGVRWAAFAAGVFMVVFIAAVSSAWARGLAIDCGCFGGGGQVAPGQTKYLQEILRDVGLLVLAGWLWLTPLSKFALESDPHVSTGVTAS, encoded by the coding sequence ATGTCGCTTGTTGCCCGGTTGGTCCTGGGCGGGGTGATGGTGGTGGCCGGCGCGCTCAAGGTCACCGATCCTGAGACGGCCACCCAGGCCGTTCGCGCCTACGACCTGCTGCCGACCGCGCTGGATGCCCCGGTCGGCCTGATCCTGCCGTTCCTGGAGATCGCGATCGGCCTGCTGCTGATCGTCGGCTTCGGTGTCCGCTGGGCGGCCTTCGCCGCCGGTGTCTTCATGGTGGTTTTCATCGCTGCGGTGTCCTCCGCCTGGGCTCGTGGTCTCGCGATCGACTGTGGCTGCTTCGGCGGCGGCGGTCAGGTCGCGCCCGGCCAGACGAAGTACCTGCAGGAGATCCTGCGGGACGTCGGACTGCTGGTGCTCGCGGGGTGGTTGTGGCTCACCCCGCTGAGCAAGTTCGCGCTCGAATCGGATCCGCACGTGTCGACAGGAGTAACAGCGTCGTGA
- a CDS encoding SCO family protein, translated as MSRNRNAAIFFAAVALLALVGCSGGQKQTADNPGGAIIRTPAGDPNGLRGATLDRPYALPAKSLTDTDGNEFNLVTSTKKPVTLVFFGYTNCPDVCPTVMADVASALTKLDESVRKQVQLLFITTDPARDSGPVIRKYLDRFDPSFVGLTGSLASIKDIAKAVGVPVEGMQKLPSGGYEVGHGAQVIGFGANDKANVLWLSNAAIGDLAHDFGKLVADNQ; from the coding sequence GTGAGTCGAAATCGGAACGCGGCCATTTTCTTCGCCGCGGTGGCTCTGCTTGCCCTGGTGGGTTGCAGTGGCGGTCAGAAGCAGACAGCGGACAACCCCGGCGGAGCGATCATCCGTACGCCGGCAGGTGATCCGAACGGGTTGCGTGGGGCAACGCTGGACCGGCCCTACGCGTTACCGGCCAAGTCGCTGACCGATACCGACGGCAACGAGTTCAACCTGGTCACCTCGACGAAGAAGCCGGTCACGCTGGTGTTCTTCGGCTACACGAACTGTCCGGACGTCTGTCCGACCGTGATGGCCGATGTGGCCTCCGCGCTGACCAAGCTGGACGAGTCGGTCCGCAAGCAGGTCCAGTTGCTGTTCATCACGACGGACCCGGCCCGAGACAGTGGGCCGGTGATCCGGAAGTACCTGGACCGGTTCGACCCGTCGTTCGTCGGGCTGACTGGCTCGCTGGCGTCGATCAAGGACATCGCGAAGGCCGTCGGCGTACCGGTCGAGGGCATGCAGAAGCTGCCCTCGGGTGGGTACGAGGTCGGCCACGGCGCGCAGGTGATCGGCTTCGGCGCGAACGACAAGGCGAACGTGCTGTGGCTGTCGAACGCGGCGATCGGCGATCTCGCGCACGACTTCGGCAAGCTGGTCGCGGACAACCAGTGA
- the trpA gene encoding tryptophan synthase subunit alpha — protein MSELVALGNAGSAIRKANDEGRAALVAYLPAGYPTIAGGVDAIKALVDGGADVIEIGLPYSDPVMDGVTIQRAAEIALAQGLRTRDVLSTVEQVASYSAVPVLVMTYWNPVERYGVDRFAADLAAAGGAGLITPDLIPDEGPEWIAAADKNELDKVFLVSPSSTDKRIAMTTANCRGFVYATAVMGVTGARDQASDLAAPLVARTKATTEIPVGVGLGVSNGDQAAGVAAYADAVIVGSAFVKALDAGGAAGVRELTASLAEGVRREPRAAANR, from the coding sequence ATGAGCGAGTTGGTTGCCCTCGGCAACGCCGGGTCCGCGATCCGGAAGGCCAACGACGAAGGCAGGGCCGCCCTCGTCGCGTACCTGCCGGCCGGTTACCCGACCATCGCGGGCGGCGTCGACGCGATCAAGGCGCTGGTCGACGGTGGCGCCGATGTGATCGAGATCGGCCTGCCGTACAGCGACCCGGTGATGGACGGCGTGACGATCCAGCGCGCCGCCGAGATCGCGCTCGCCCAGGGACTCCGCACTCGCGACGTGCTCAGCACGGTCGAGCAGGTCGCCTCGTACTCCGCGGTGCCGGTGCTCGTGATGACGTATTGGAACCCGGTCGAGCGGTACGGCGTGGACCGGTTCGCGGCGGATCTCGCGGCGGCCGGGGGAGCGGGCCTGATCACGCCCGACCTGATCCCCGACGAAGGTCCCGAGTGGATCGCGGCTGCGGACAAGAACGAGCTGGACAAGGTGTTCCTGGTCTCGCCGTCCTCCACCGACAAGCGGATCGCGATGACCACGGCGAACTGCCGCGGTTTCGTCTACGCGACGGCTGTGATGGGTGTCACCGGAGCGCGCGACCAGGCTTCCGATCTGGCCGCGCCGCTGGTGGCCCGGACCAAGGCGACCACGGAGATCCCGGTCGGGGTCGGCCTCGGGGTCTCCAACGGGGACCAGGCCGCGGGCGTGGCGGCGTACGCGGACGCGGTGATCGTCGGTTCGGCTTTCGTGAAGGCGCTCGACGCGGGTGGCGCTGCCGGCGTACGGGAGCTGACCGCGAGCCTGGCCGAGGGCGTCCGGCGGGAACCCCGGGCCGCCGCCAACCGTTAG
- a CDS encoding DsbA family protein: MSKTNAPVNPLLPEKRKRLSPGIVVVVVLVLAIVAAVGVDYWRKHSKVEVTASGKPEPTVITGPGTDGKGVTVGKAGAKTNIDMYFDFRCPHCEEFEQATGSTLDQLVEDGTATITYWPLAFVSPQDSPRLANAFAASAANGKALSFVDAVYGDFSKAWTTDQLLELGKQLGVDDAKFQAAVSGNTYAGWLDSISNASNDRKVTGTPTVFVNDKLLDADKMTPDGIKAAVG; the protein is encoded by the coding sequence GTGAGCAAGACCAACGCCCCCGTGAACCCCCTGCTGCCGGAGAAGCGCAAACGGCTCTCGCCCGGCATCGTCGTCGTGGTGGTGCTGGTGCTCGCCATCGTCGCCGCTGTCGGTGTCGACTACTGGCGCAAGCACTCCAAGGTCGAGGTGACCGCGAGCGGCAAGCCCGAGCCCACCGTGATCACCGGTCCGGGCACCGACGGCAAGGGTGTCACCGTCGGCAAGGCGGGTGCCAAGACGAACATCGACATGTACTTCGACTTCCGCTGCCCGCACTGCGAGGAGTTCGAGCAGGCCACGGGTTCGACCCTGGACCAGTTGGTCGAGGACGGGACGGCCACCATCACGTACTGGCCGCTGGCGTTCGTCAGCCCGCAGGACTCACCGCGGTTGGCCAATGCGTTCGCCGCTTCGGCCGCGAACGGCAAGGCGCTGAGCTTCGTCGACGCGGTCTACGGCGACTTCTCCAAGGCGTGGACCACGGATCAGCTGCTCGAGCTCGGCAAGCAACTGGGAGTTGACGACGCGAAGTTCCAGGCCGCTGTGAGCGGCAACACCTACGCCGGCTGGCTCGACTCGATCTCGAACGCCTCGAACGACCGCAAGGTCACCGGCACCCCGACCGTGTTCGTCAACGACAAGTTGCTCGACGCCGACAAGATGACTCCGGACGGCATCAAAGCCGCCGTAGGCTGA